From a single Aspergillus puulaauensis MK2 DNA, chromosome 2, nearly complete sequence genomic region:
- a CDS encoding uncharacterized protein (COG:S;~EggNog:ENOG410PYPW): protein MTLKDRTCLSMFKSLVIRRRKPAQTLLQGLLPEMVEVVALFLEPADMCALRMTCRSLYNKTYIVFWRTSLRNIQTDLSHASPKKLEVLSNDPQLRRYVHHLTFKGFDEDSYILGEGLEWNRHPSGHLINLQDQPAVKLLRPILCRLVNCKSFECWSYSTPDHPDLEPIARTTDAVQVFLDIVSETRLPVASFSVNFRPYGSTGNNYLDPRRLHPGYFTKAGFVDVWAQLEKLILDFNSDFEIILNWATDLIRLAPNVKKLDMRLDEPDNAFILIQRLATDSFVWPRLQELRLDYISSKIACLTAVLHKCQQTLRVLCIGDLIIDASVADLRLLFQILSRQFPYLGKVNFGAWWSRGTGMPSALVVHYPGFLDNLNMDETEKARVRVVYRGMKGRRRARVVAYSGPQVRVVLDTLAISVELA from the coding sequence ATGACTCTTAAAGACAGAACATGTCTCTCGATGTTCAAGTCTTTGGTAATTCGTCGTCGGAAGCCGGCCCAGACTTTATTACAAGGCTTGCTGCCAGAGATGGTCGAAGTAGTGGCCCTTTTCCTGGAGCCCGCCGACATGTGTGCACTACGAATGACATGCAGGTCTCTCTATAACAAAACATACATTGTGTTTTGGAGGACGTCGCTTCGAAACATCCAAACAGATCTATCCCACGCCAGTCCGAAGAAACTGGAGGTGCTCTCAAACGATCCCCAACTGCGTCGCTACGTACATCACTTGACGTTCAAAGGGTTCGATGAGGACAGCTATATCCTGGGAGAAGGGCTAGAGTGGAATCGTCATCCCTccggccatctcatcaacctGCAAGACCAACCTGCCGTGAAACTGCTGCGGCCTATCCTCTGTCGACTCGTCAACTGCAAATCATTTGAGTGCTGGTCCTATTCCACTCCAGATCACCCGGACCTTGAACCCATTGCCAGAACTACAGATGCAGTCCAGGTTTTCTTGGATATTGTTTCCGAGACCAGACTGCCAGTGGCTTCGTTTTCAGTCAACTTCCGGCCTTATGGTAGTACAGGCAACAACTATCTGGATCCAAGACGGCTCCATCCGGGCTATTTTACAAAGGCTGGGTTTGTTGATGTATGGGCGcagcttgagaagctcaTCTTGGACTTTAATTCTGACTTCGAGATCATTCTCAATTGGGCAACAGACTTGATTCGACTTGCTCCCAACGTCAAGAAGTTGGATATGAGGCTCGATGAACCTGATAACGCTTTCATTCTAATTCAGCGCCTGGCCACAGACAGTTTTGTATGGCCTCGATTACAAGAGCTTCGATTGGACTATATCAGCTCAAAAATTGCATGTCTCACAGCAGTGCTTCACAAATGCCAGCAGACGCTTCGCGTTCTTTGTATCGGGGACCTGATCATAGATGCAAGTGTTGCTGACCTGAGACTGCTCTTTCAAATTCTGAGCAGACAGTTTCCGTATCTGGGGAAAGTCAATTTCGGCGCATGGTGGTCTCGTGGTACAGGTATGCCTAGCGCCCTGGTCGTTCATTACCCAGGGTTTCTTGACAATTTGAATATGGACGAAACGGAGAAGGCCAGGGTTAGAGTCGTATATAGGGGT